Proteins encoded in a region of the Rutidosis leptorrhynchoides isolate AG116_Rl617_1_P2 chromosome 9, CSIRO_AGI_Rlap_v1, whole genome shotgun sequence genome:
- the LOC139866856 gene encoding putative clathrin assembly protein At2g01600 isoform X1: MSIVTSRTLREGDPTFREELLNFQQRGRVLRLANFKDDSSPIAWDCSAWVRTYGLFLEERLECFRILKYDFKADRIPRPAQGQENKVITLDMGLLVAGTMDRGEFEERLKKLMEEIKQILIKVPIISK; this comes from the exons ATGTCAATAGTGACTTCAAG GACATTAAGGGAGGGTGATCCTACTTTTCGAGAAGAACTTTTAAATTTTCAACAAAGAGGACGTGTTCTTCGACTAGCCAATTTCAAGGACGATTCAAGTCCCATTG CTTGGGATTGTTCTGCCTGGGTGCGTACGTATGGACTTTTCTTAGAGGAACGACTCGAGTGTTTTAGAATTTTGAAGTACGATTTTAAAGCTGATCGTATCCCAAGACCGGCTCAAGGTCAAGAGAATAAG GTGATAACTCTAGATATGGGTCTACTTGTGGCTGGAACAATGGACCGTGGAGAATTTGAGGAAAGACTAAAGAAATTAATGGAAGAAATAAAGCAAATACTTATTAAGGTTCCAATCATTTCAAAGTAA
- the LOC139866856 gene encoding putative clathrin assembly protein At2g01600 isoform X2 — MSIVTSRTLREGDPTFREELLNFQQRGRVLRLANFKDDSSPIAWDCSAWVRTYGLFLEERLECFRILKYDFKADRIPRPAQGQENKIWVYLWLEQWTVENLRKD, encoded by the exons ATGTCAATAGTGACTTCAAG GACATTAAGGGAGGGTGATCCTACTTTTCGAGAAGAACTTTTAAATTTTCAACAAAGAGGACGTGTTCTTCGACTAGCCAATTTCAAGGACGATTCAAGTCCCATTG CTTGGGATTGTTCTGCCTGGGTGCGTACGTATGGACTTTTCTTAGAGGAACGACTCGAGTGTTTTAGAATTTTGAAGTACGATTTTAAAGCTGATCGTATCCCAAGACCGGCTCAAGGTCAAGAGAATAAG ATATGGGTCTACTTGTGGCTGGAACAATGGACCGTGGAGAATTTGAGGAAAGACTAA